The following is a genomic window from Salmo salar chromosome ssa23, Ssal_v3.1, whole genome shotgun sequence.
gatgcagatgtctgctactactactatgaaaCATCTCAGTTTCTGAATGGCTTTATCACAATGGTTGTTCagttttaaaaatcctctgattTCAACTGGACAGGTGACTGAAAATAATCTATCAGTAATTCAGTATTTATTTTTTGTCATGTTTCCAAGGGGATTCTTGTTGCTTGACATACCTCTAGTTTAGCTCATTTTCACCTGGTAAATAATGTTAGTTGTATATTGCTGTTTTTAGTACTTGTTTAAACCTCTCTCTAGCACGGTTAAATAATGTCTGGCCATGCCATGAATCACAATGTCTATAGGGGTTTTGAAATGGTTAGTGTCTAGAATAGATTAAGTTATAATGCAATAGAATGATCTAGTTAGAATAGCTGTGGCTGACAGAGTGTTTGTATACAAACTTTATACTCTTACAAATGATTGAATACCAAATGTAAGGTATGTATTAATGTGCCATCCATTGATAATGCATGGACTATCATACGTTTTATGTACTATGCATATCAAATAGTTTTCATAGAACATTGTCACACGATACGTATAGATGACCTTAAAGGCCAAGTATACTCTATACATTTCTACCATGAACTATATTTGAAGCAAATGGCACATATTTTGACACCttgtattgtttgtttgtaaatgtttTCAGCGATAAAATGTTGTGGTAAAATAAATGAATTTCCATGAGTGATCGATTGTCAACCACTAATATTTTCTAagtgtttattttttatacatgatGCATTTGCAATAGTAAAGCCATAAATGTTGTTTTGATAATAAACTTGTTGATTATGTCAATAAATGAACTATTGAGGCGATACATGTCTGTAGACTGAgtttgtgggcagtgggcacagAAAATATAGTGTGTCTGCAGCCTCTACACAGAGACGTCTCTGGTTAGATCTCACTCATGAGTGCTAAAAAAGACAATCAACAGAACATTCCAGACAggtaatgtttttctttcaaattGTTTTATTTTGGTACAAAACAATTAAATTAGTAAAAAAAAGGGGAAAAGGTTAAAACTTGTCAGGGTGAACTTCCATCTCTTTCTTTATCCTGTTCTCTACAAGCAGAGACAGGTTGGAGTCAGTCATGGGCAGGCAGTAGCTCACATACACCTGTTTCTTCGTCCTTTTAGCTGAAACACAAAGGAGACGGaggacagctgggttagtgatgTTTCAGATGGTGAAAACTGATACCAACAATAGAGCATAATACTGGTTAGTAGTTTAAGCATCTAACTTTCGATTGTTGTTCTGAATAACATTAAGCTATCAACGAAATCACTATATAATTGATGGTTAGACAGATTTGACTATAAAAACAACATTGTGGCAGCCTAAAATTGCCATCAGATCATTTTGATGTTAGTAGCTTCGTGTTGGGTAACAATAGACGCACGCGTCAGGGATCAAATATCTAGCTTCCCATTCTTTACTTGGATGAGTTTGAACAAACTAACTCAGCAAATAGCAAAATCTAGAAATTCATGACATACACAGACTGTgattgtgtgtatttatgtgtgagtGTATATGAATAGGTGGTTTGTTGTCCCCCCACAATGAAATCGAGGGGGActatcaatctgtctgtctgtttgtacaTCTGTTAGTATGCACACGTTAGTACATATGTAAGTAACACGCAATCTCAGACACCATGAGCCTGATATTGACAAAATGtgggtgaatgatgcgtcttgccatagagatgCGGCATTTACAAAATAACACCCAAGGGGGGCGCTATAGTAATCAACTGAAAACTTAGAACAAGCATATCTTGTCGCATTTGACCTACAGACATGAAATCTTGTACATACTGATGCAGCAAAATATATTGACAGCCTTGCACTTTTCGTAAATAATTCCCTActttaattgaaataaattgaaTTTTCAACATTGAAAAACCAAttgtatttttgtaaatgtaaAAGGATACTTCGAGATTTGGAGTGGtttatgtggagtggttgaaaaatgagttttagtgaccccaacctaagtgtatgtaaacttctgacttcaactgtacacacacacacgtgtacatacagatagatatatacacacacacacacacacacacacatacagatatttatatatatacacacacacacatacatatatacacacacacacacacatatatatatatacacactgctcaaaaaaataaagggaacacttaaacaacacaatgtaactccaagtcaatcacacttctgtgaaatcaaactgtccacttaggaagcaacactgattgacaataaatttcacatactgttgtgcaaatggaatagacaacaggtggaaattataggcaattagcaagacacccccaataaaggagtggttctgcaggtggggaccacagaccacttctcagttcctatacttcctggctgatgttttggtcacttttgaatgctggcggtgctttcactctagtggtagcatgagacggagtctacaacccacacaagtggctcaggtagtgcagctcatccaggatggcacatcaatgcgagctgtggcaagaaggtttgctgtgtctgtcagcgtagtgtccagagcatggaggcgctaccaggagacaggccagtacatcaggagacatggaggaggccgtaggagggcaacaacccagcagcaggaccgctacctccgcctttgtgcaaggaggagcaggaggagcactgccagagccctgcaaaatgacctccagcaggccacaaatgtgcatgtgtctgctcaaacggtcagaaacagactccatgagggtggtatgagggcccgacgtccacaggtgggggttgtgcttacagcccaacaccgtgcaggacgtttggcatttgccagggaacaccaagattggcaaattcgccactggcgcccagtgctcttcacagatgaaagcaggttcacacagagcacatgtgacagatgtgacagtctggagacgccgtggagaacgttctgctgcctgcaacatcctccagcatgaccggtttggcggtgggtcagtcatggtgtggggtggcatttctttggggggctgtgCTCGCCAGagttagcctgactgccattaggtaccgagatgagatcctcagaccccttgtgagaccatatgctggtgcggttggccctgggttcctcctaatgcaagacaatgctagacctgatgtggctggagtgtgtcagaagttcctgcaagaggaaggcattgatgctatggactggcccgcccgttccccagacatgaatccaattgagcacatctgggacatcatgtctcgctccatccaccaacgccacgttgcaccacagactgtccaggagttggcggatgctttagtcccggtctgggaggagatccctcaggagaccacccgccacctcatcaggagcatgcccaggcgttgtagggaggtcatacaggcacgtggaggccacacacacgactgagcctcattttgacttgttttaaggacattacatcaaagttggatcagcctgtagtgtggttttccactttaattttgagtgtgactccaaatccagacctccatgggttgataaattggatttccatagattatttttgtgtgattttgttgtcagcacattcaactatgtaaagaaaaaagtatttaataagattacttcattcattcagatctaggatgtgttattttagtgttccctttatttttttgagcagatatatatatatatatatatatatatatatatacatacatatatacacacacatacacacacacacacacacacacacacagacagattaatcggtatctgctttttttggtcctccaataatcggtatctgcattgaaaaatcataattggttgACCTCTAGTTAAATTGCCAAAATGCCACGTGCGTCCACTTAAATCAGTAGATTCATATCAACCTAACCATTACGAACATTTTATTTGATACAATAAGCCTCACCTAGCAAAATAgctattacattttttgttgaccaaattcgacacacATTGACCTCCACACAAAAATTCGTGGCCAGATTTGGGGCAGAGTAAAACCTCTTGCTCTCCGATACAGCCAATACTCATGCGAGAGATATGATATTGACAGGATTAAAGGGTGCTTACTCAATCTCTGCGCCAGTGAATTTGGAGTGGTGTCCGATGGGTCCCCCAGGACTAACGTTGACAGCGGCATCGAATCctgaatatatataaataaataaacacagatACTTAGGTTAGCTAAATTACAAATAGGACATAGCGCCATCAGCCGATAGAATGACGTTATAGTAGCGTAGCTAGGTAACAACATTGCACGGTGAAGCTAGCTAACAACCCATCTCTGTTTGCTAGTCTGCTTTGAAACAATATATTTACAGTAGACTACTCACAAATTTACTTTCCATTGAAACAGCCAAGTTGGACAAGACAGGGTTCGAGCCCACCCAAAGGAAAAATCCTCCATTCAGTTTTATGACGTGAAAGTGAACCGTTTGCTCCAGAATCTTCTCGGAGAAATCGTGCACTGTAATGGCATCGCCTACTGGTCCACTTTCTGCTATGTTCATATTGAATAGATGTTTGTATGAAGACAAGTACAACGAAACCAGACCATTATTCAAGCATTTCAACCAACTCATGTACGTCCGGAAAGAACAAGTCACTTCCTTTTTTTCTTCGTCGTTGGTATTCTTCTCATGTTGAGTTTATCGGtggttggcatccaacgttatggtgcaataccgccacctactgtagtggagtgtgggccagagacagggagaaactaaataacaaaatatttgagactatatctaatgatgttctactcaatatactctttaaactaatttcctgtatccccttctccctcatactAGATCTCTTTCCCTCTGATACTGCCCACACTGTAGCAATACATGCTCCACGGTCTCTGTTTCCTAGCAATGATCACACTTTCCTGTTGGAAGCTTTTCTATCACATTTAAGGACTTATTCAACTGGTTGTGTTCCACACTTAATATTGTAAaaacagcctcctctcttatCTCTCTTCCTGCCGTCCACCCCATCCCCGACTTTCCTCTGTACTTGAAATAAATGCCTGCTCTTAGTATCTCTATtccactgctcctgccatctctgcaccatcactgtccatatcagggtTTTGCCCATGCCTTGCTCATTGAAACTAAAACATTAACATCCACACTTCTacgtgcttgtttagccagtacatcaactgcCTCGTTCCCCTCCATCTCCACATGGGCTGGGACCCAAGTGAATCTTATCTGTATACCCATCTGTCTAATCCTGCCATGGGTTTGTAGCACCTCATAAAGCAGGTCTTGTTTGCTACGTAACCTAAAGGACTGGAGACTCATTAACACTGCACATGAATCAGAGCAAATACCTACTCTGTCTGGCTTGACTTCCTCCACCCACTGCAAGGCCAAAAGTAATCTGCAATGGCATATCCCCCATATCCACCTGTAGTGCAGCCACTGGTGACGCCCAAAACGACCCACTACATATTCTAAGTCCTTGCCCCTGTATGACATTTAGCCTTTCCAATGATGTCCGGGCTGCCGAACCATACCCTACACTGCCATCGTCTATTACAGATCAGATCAATGCAATGTACATTGTCCTCAATGAGGAACGGCCAGCCCCCAACTCCTTCCCCATCAGACAGTGCATCACATTTAGCACCTTCTTACACTTTCCCACAACTCTCTCAATGTGTTCTGCCCAGGTCAGTCTAGTGTCAAAGTATACCCCAAGGAACATGAAGGCCCCCACCCTCTCCAAGTTTTTCCCATATAACACCAAGCATACCTCATCTACCACCTTCCTCCAGGTAAAGAACACTGTCTGAGTATTCCCTACAGAGAACCTGAATCCCCCACATTAATGCCCACCTCTCTAACTCATCAATTGCTTCCTGTACCTTCCTGACTATGTATGGCACATTTCTTCCCCTCTTCCATAAGGCCCCATCATCTGCAAATAACAACCTCCCAATATCCGGCTGTACCTGAGAGTAAACATCATTGACCATGATTGAGAACAACAGAGGACTAATCACGCTCCCCTGTGGTGTACCATTATCCACTTCCTTTGGTATCGTAGCATCGCACATTTTGTTTGTGCATGCCGCCACCCTACTGTGCGGTAGTGTGTGATCGATCACGTTACATTTGCGATTCAAAAATAAAAAGTGAGAAAATAATATATCTAATAATTGCACCACCAACCAACCCTACACCGATATACCACTATTTCATAAAAATCTGAaaactcttctgcagtaaaatctcATACACCCaggtacttctctgcagctggcACCTACACTCAATAAAatcccactaccccattccactactactttcgccctatctgctcctgcaccatacCAATGGCCTGcctgggacaccaccactcaacacaccctgtaactcttaaCTCAATTCTCGTATACCCAAATAcgtctctgcagctgccaccacaacatctatttaaTGTGATTTACGATACATTTctgtggtacagttgataaccattgctatcaGTGgtgcctgctgaggggaggatggctcaaaataatgtctggaatggagtaaaaTGGATGGaccggagtgaatggaatggtatcaaacacatgaaatCTATGTtttcgataccattccattcactccattccagccattgttatgagccgttctcccctcagcagcttccactgactgctatgaacgctaagaaaccaaccttactgaagcatatgtAACAGGTAAGAAATAGTTTTTTTTGGAGGGTTTTCTCTGATCAGCCTTGGGAGGTTGAGCAACAAACAGAGATGtgtctctgttggccaacacatTTAACCTCACCACAGTACTTAGTAGTAGTGGCACCTTTCCTAATAGTATATGGTGAAAAGTTACAAATAACTCACTATATGTAGCCCCTCACTATAGCTTGAACACAACCAATGAAACCATAGCAAAGAATTTAGCATTCTTACAGCATTTATATCATCccaataacaaacaaacaaataaaaataaagaatgacACCCATTACTGTGTTCATGGAGTCTGTATGAGGGCTGGAAGGGACTAAAATAATAGAAGTAGTCTGCGGTAATATTATTCTCCTTTGAATGGCTAATTAGGCCTAAGTGTTCATTATTAATTAACAGAGTCTATTCTTATGTCAAACAACTGAAAAGTTCACAACTTTAGATGTCCTCTTCTTTCAGGACATAAACAGAAAGTTAAATTACTTCCACGGGAATCTTTTATAACTAAATCACTTCAACTCACGGCTCTCTTCTGGTTTCGGTAACAGGTCTTTGATGTCAAGTCGCTAGCGGACTAATGCAATATGACACTGGTTACACAAGATGGAgatttaaagagagagagaaagagaaataacaCTTGGATACATTTCTAACTAAGCTTAGTTTACACCTAATAACTTGCCCTGAATTGCCGCTATTATGGGTAAGAAGTAATGCATGCATTTACATGTTGAAGGTCTTCATCGGATATCTCTGTTGGGCTCAGACCTTTGTGGGCCGGGTTACGCTTGGTGATAAGGGTTCGAAGGAGGCCTTGTTCTTTAGATGGCCCTAGAtggctccaggaagcttagaattgacacaggtagacctcacagtggcctgatggattgtcatcgaagacaggttcataaggtattcataacccacataggcttcaggttgaatttaggggaataggcaatgtattcctatggggagataAGTAATTGCAAACTGTTTGatgtaaacaccttcttttcactgttaagggttaatgccacacggtcaaggttaggcttgcacagatcgggaggacctcaggaacgttcctgaggtcgaattgtgcttctaaccctaacggttctcttgctgtcacccaaaagcacttgaaatGTAGGTCCAGGCTTCGTTTTGGGCCTACTTTTTTTCACGTTCGCTGTGCTCAGACCaagcgagctacggtcaagcggagcatctcgttgaactcggcacagcctagagataatggtaatgccattgcaggctctgtgtgtctttaagcaccgcactgtgtcactccatccttgctgtgtgtgtgtgtgtgtgtgtgtgtgtgtgtgtgtgtgtgtgtgtgtgtgtgtgtgtgtgtgtgtgtgtgtgtgtgtgtgtgtgtgtgtgtatgtgtgtgtgtgtgtgtgtgtgtgtgtgtgtgtgtgtgtgtgtgtgtgtgtgtgtgtgtgtgtaatagcttttcggtgaaagcacattttgcaatattctgagtagatagcccggcatcacagggctagctatttagacacccagcaagtttagcactcaccaaagtcagatttactataagaaaaatgttattacctttggtgttcttcgtcagaatgcactcccaggacttctacttcaataacaaatgttggtttggtcccaaataatccatagttatatccaaatagcggcgttttgttcgtgcgttcaagacactatccgaaa
Proteins encoded in this region:
- the psmg4 gene encoding proteasome assembly chaperone 4, with protein sequence MSWLKCLNNGLVSLYLSSYKHLFNMNIAESGPVGDAITVHDFSEKILEQTVHFHVIKLNGGFFLWVGSNPVLSNLAVSMESKFDSMPLSTLVLGDPSDTTPNSLAQRLTKRTKKQVYVSYCLPMTDSNLSLLVENRIKKEMEVHPDKF